Proteins encoded together in one Peribacillus asahii window:
- a CDS encoding cation transporter dimerization domain-containing protein, whose amino-acid sequence MNQEVNGVKGVKSIKARNYGNNVVVDLVILVNSNLDIRSAHDIATSVENKLIKEHNVYEFPIHVKPN is encoded by the coding sequence ATAAATCAGGAGGTTAATGGAGTAAAAGGTGTAAAAAGTATAAAAGCAAGGAATTACGGTAATAACGTTGTAGTTGATCTAGTCATTCTAGTTAATTCAAATTTAGATATACGAAGTGCACATGACATAGCAACTTCGGTGGAAAATAAATTAATTAAAGAACATAATGTTTATGAATTTCCTATCCACGTAAAACCGAATTAA
- a CDS encoding DoxX family protein, producing the protein MADLGLLLIRLMIGFIFLFYGCQKLFGWFGGHGIKGTGGWFESIGIKPGVIIATFSGIAELLAAILFILGIFLPIGALLIVLVMLGAIVKVHGPKGFSVTAGGFEYNLFLIVVSVGLALIGPGDYSLGGY; encoded by the coding sequence ATGGCAGACTTAGGATTACTCCTTATACGTCTAATGATTGGATTTATATTTCTTTTTTATGGTTGTCAAAAACTTTTCGGCTGGTTTGGAGGTCACGGCATTAAAGGGACTGGAGGATGGTTTGAATCAATCGGGATAAAGCCAGGGGTAATTATAGCAACGTTTAGTGGGATTGCTGAGCTATTGGCTGCTATTTTGTTTATACTGGGAATATTTCTTCCCATAGGTGCACTCCTTATTGTTTTAGTAATGTTAGGAGCTATTGTTAAAGTTCATGGTCCAAAAGGTTTTTCCGTTACAGCTGGAGGATTCGAGTATAACCTATTTTTAATTGTAGTCTCGGTGGGTTTAGCTTTGATTGGACCAGGAGACTATTCTTTAGGTGGATATTAA